In the Flagellimonas sp. MMG031 genome, one interval contains:
- a CDS encoding SDR family oxidoreductase produces the protein MNISLQGKKALVGGSSKGIGAAIAKQLAASGASVTLMARSEGRMQELIEEMDSSQGQQHQFLSVDFTDFEAYKTKIARYFETNTVDILVNNTQGPEGGGALEKKVDDYQNAFDLLFKSVVYTTELALKHMQEQHWGRIINIASISVKEPLNYLALSNTIRAAVVTWAKSLAYDVAKDGITVNSTLTGYFDTDRIAQLNSKKAEKMGVSPDEVRSNMEEQVPVKRIGDPKEYGYLVTFLASEQAAFITGTNIPIDGGLLKSL, from the coding sequence ATGAATATTTCACTCCAAGGAAAAAAGGCCCTTGTTGGCGGAAGCAGCAAAGGGATTGGTGCGGCCATAGCAAAACAACTGGCTGCCAGTGGCGCGAGTGTGACCCTGATGGCGCGTAGCGAAGGGCGAATGCAGGAGCTCATTGAGGAAATGGACAGCTCTCAAGGACAACAACACCAATTCCTTTCGGTGGATTTTACCGATTTTGAAGCCTACAAAACCAAAATAGCAAGGTATTTCGAGACCAATACCGTGGATATTTTGGTCAACAATACGCAGGGGCCCGAAGGCGGCGGTGCGCTCGAAAAGAAAGTGGATGATTATCAAAATGCCTTCGATTTATTGTTCAAGTCGGTGGTGTACACTACGGAGCTGGCCCTAAAACACATGCAGGAGCAACACTGGGGGCGTATTATCAACATAGCATCCATATCGGTAAAGGAACCGCTGAACTACTTGGCGCTTTCCAATACCATTAGAGCTGCCGTGGTCACCTGGGCCAAGAGTTTGGCCTACGATGTGGCCAAAGACGGCATTACGGTAAACAGCACCCTAACAGGTTATTTTGACACGGACCGCATTGCCCAACTAAACTCCAAAAAAGCGGAAAAAATGGGTGTTTCCCCGGATGAAGTCCGCTCCAACATGGAAGAGCAAGTACCCGTAAAACGGATTGGCGACCCAAAGGAATATGGCTATTTGGTGACTTTCTTGGCATCGGAACAGGCCGCCTTTATTACGGGAACCAATATCCCGATTGATGGCGGACTACTAAAATCGTTGTAA
- a CDS encoding type II toxin-antitoxin system RelE/ParE family toxin has protein sequence MAKYELTHKAVEDLTRIWEYTTEKWSEQQADRYYNLLLDSCQDIANNPGLGKNYDDITKDLFGLKTSRHIIFYRKRINQPIEITRILHGQMDLKNRITE, from the coding sequence ATGGCTAAATATGAACTGACCCATAAAGCAGTTGAGGATTTAACCCGAATTTGGGAATACACAACTGAAAAGTGGTCTGAGCAACAAGCAGATAGATATTATAACCTACTATTGGACAGTTGCCAAGACATTGCAAACAATCCTGGGTTGGGAAAAAACTACGATGATATAACCAAAGACTTATTCGGGCTTAAAACAAGCCGACATATCATTTTTTATCGAAAACGAATTAACCAACCGATTGAGATTACGAGAATTTTACACGGACAAATGGATTTGAAAAACAGAATAACTGAATAG
- a CDS encoding type II toxin-antitoxin system ParD family antitoxin, whose protein sequence is MSKNTSISLGNYFDQFVSNQVSAGRYKNVSEVIRAGLRLLEHEESKALALRNAIQEGIDSGIAHDFDPEKHLQELKARRKKNG, encoded by the coding sequence ATGAGTAAAAACACATCCATATCCCTTGGAAATTATTTTGACCAATTTGTAAGTAACCAAGTTTCAGCCGGAAGGTATAAAAACGTAAGTGAAGTAATCAGGGCCGGACTTCGACTATTAGAGCATGAAGAAAGTAAAGCTCTTGCTTTGAGAAATGCGATACAGGAAGGAATTGACAGCGGAATTGCTCATGATTTTGACCCAGAAAAACATCTTCAGGAATTAAAGGCCAGGCGTAAAAAGAATGGCTAA
- a CDS encoding cupin domain-containing protein — protein MNLSEIEPREIMPGYHGKLVHGERMSWVFWDVDQNAEVPEHQHDHEQIMHVVEGTFEFTLNGKTGRYHPGDVVIIPSNAPHSGKALTPCKLMDIFSPVREQYR, from the coding sequence ATGAACCTATCAGAAATTGAACCAAGGGAAATCATGCCCGGATACCACGGAAAATTAGTGCATGGCGAACGGATGAGCTGGGTGTTTTGGGATGTGGACCAAAATGCGGAGGTGCCCGAACATCAGCACGACCACGAACAGATCATGCACGTAGTGGAGGGCACTTTTGAGTTTACCTTGAATGGAAAAACAGGCAGGTACCACCCGGGTGATGTGGTCATTATCCCATCCAATGCACCCCATAGCGGAAAGGCGTTGACACCCTGTAAACTAATGGATATTTTTAGTCCCGTAAGAGAACAGTACCGATGA
- a CDS encoding DUF1569 domain-containing protein — MKSIFNSEAYEEILSRIDQLSESSERQWGKMQVGQMLHHCQYPLKIGLGRHNPKNKPSLMLKVMGKFFKKSLYNDKPWKQNLPTAKSFKVEDDKDFAAEKEILLGLIRDFHQEKDKKEWDPHPAFGSFTAEQWGQMQYKHLDHHLRQFGV; from the coding sequence ATGAAATCGATTTTCAACTCGGAAGCCTACGAAGAAATTTTATCGCGAATCGACCAACTATCGGAATCTTCGGAACGGCAGTGGGGAAAAATGCAAGTGGGCCAAATGCTGCACCATTGCCAGTATCCCTTAAAAATAGGATTGGGAAGGCACAATCCGAAGAACAAACCCAGCCTGATGCTGAAGGTAATGGGCAAATTTTTCAAGAAAAGCCTGTACAACGATAAGCCGTGGAAACAAAATCTGCCGACCGCCAAAAGCTTTAAGGTGGAAGATGACAAGGATTTCGCTGCAGAAAAGGAGATTTTGCTTGGTCTTATCCGTGATTTTCACCAAGAAAAGGATAAAAAAGAATGGGATCCACACCCTGCGTTCGGTTCCTTTACGGCAGAACAGTGGGGACAAATGCAATACAAGCACCTGGACCACCATCTGCGACAGTTTGGAGTCTGA
- a CDS encoding Mur ligase domain-containing protein has protein sequence MQVHFIGMGEVNMFNLAVALHKNGTVVTGSDEVFDESLKTMMEEQGLLSKGAGWFSDSIHTNLDAVVIGSKVQVDNPEMVKAQELGLPLFSFPDFLYEQAKYKTRVVIAGSQHHGTVTQMILHALEYNDVAADYVTETSSGIHLTKENDFILIEANNQASSSLDATPQFQKYIPNIALLSDIATSEAVDSAQFAHFVDSVVKGGSITYNDEDVMVKELVEASENPIRKFPYATPAYQEEDGEIFLETPDGELPLEISGSDNLRSMAGAKWICQQMGVDEVEFYEAMSTFQ, from the coding sequence ATGCAGGTACATTTTATTGGAATGGGGGAGGTCAATATGTTTAATTTGGCCGTGGCCCTGCATAAAAATGGAACAGTGGTAACGGGCAGCGACGAGGTTTTTGACGAATCCCTAAAGACCATGATGGAGGAACAGGGATTATTGTCCAAAGGTGCGGGTTGGTTTTCGGATAGTATCCATACCAACTTGGATGCCGTAGTGATAGGTTCCAAGGTACAGGTGGACAACCCAGAAATGGTTAAGGCGCAAGAACTGGGCTTGCCCTTATTCTCTTTTCCTGATTTTCTTTACGAACAGGCCAAATACAAAACGCGGGTGGTGATTGCCGGTTCTCAACATCATGGCACCGTCACCCAAATGATCCTGCATGCATTGGAATATAATGATGTGGCGGCGGATTATGTGACCGAAACTTCCAGCGGTATACATCTTACCAAAGAGAATGATTTTATCCTGATCGAGGCAAATAATCAGGCATCGTCTTCCTTGGATGCCACGCCCCAATTCCAAAAATACATTCCGAACATAGCCTTATTGAGCGATATCGCTACCTCAGAAGCGGTTGATTCAGCGCAATTTGCCCATTTTGTGGATAGTGTGGTAAAAGGGGGGAGTATTACTTACAACGATGAGGATGTGATGGTAAAGGAACTGGTCGAAGCTTCGGAGAATCCCATTCGTAAATTTCCCTACGCCACTCCCGCCTATCAAGAGGAAGATGGTGAAATCTTTCTGGAAACGCCCGATGGTGAGTTGCCCCTGGAAATTTCTGGATCTGATAATCTTAGAAGCATGGCAGGTGCCAAATGGATTTGCCAACAGATGGGGGTGGATGAGGTCGAGTTTTATGAGGCGATGTCCACTTTCCAATAA